TCGTGTCTGCCCTCGTCGAGCCCCCAGGCGCAGTTCCGGCCGCGTTCGAGCACACGGACCACCCCGCCGACGCTCGCTTTCGCTACCACCTCGTGCCCCCGGGACCCGAGCCCGGCCACAGTCCCGGCGTCCATGGTGTCGTCGACCCTGAGCTGCGGTTCCATCGCGGCCTCGACCTTGTCGCACCCGGGGTAGTAGGTCCACCTCGGTCGGGAGAGCGCCTGGAGCGGGCTGACGGAGTCCTCGATCAGACCGAGCAGGACCTGGGCGTTCCACTGGGTCTGCCCGTCACCCCCGGGTGTGCCGCCCAGCCAGCGCAGGCCTTCGGGGCCGGAGGAGCTCCACGGGAAGATCGTGTTGACCGGTCTCTTGCCCGGGGCGCAGACGTTGGGGTGTACGGGGTCGATGGTGGCGCTGCGCCCCAGCCGGTTCCCGAGGAACAGGCCCAGTTCCGGGACGCCGATACCCGACCCGAACCCCAGGCCGAGGCTCTGCACCCAGCTGACACCGTTGCCCTCGCGGTCCAGGACGGCGAAGTGGGAGGTGTCCCCCTCGGTGTAGTGGCCCAGACAGCTCGACGGACTCCGCTTGTCCGGGTCCACACCCGAAGCGAGCGAGGCGAGCAGCGCCGGGTCGAGCGGGTCGGTGAAGTCGACGAACTCCGGGTCCCCGAACTCCCTGAGCCGCCACCCGTACGTCTGGTCGATGATCTCGGCGAGCAGGTGGATCATGTCGGGGCGATCCGAGCTCTGGCCGCGGGACAGGGATCTGTACAGGGCCAGGTTCTGCAGGAGCAGGGGGCCCTGGGTCGGGGCCGGGGTGGTCGCCACGCTGTACTGGCCCAGCCGCACGGTCGCGGCGGGCTCCACCCGCGCGTGGTCGACGAGGAGGTCCGCGCGTGCGATCAGCCCGCCGAGCTCGTCACTGACCGGGGTGATGGCGTCCGCCAGTTCGGCCCGCAGCGTCTCGGGGGTCCGGTGCGCGGAGGCGACCATCGAGTACAGGGCGGCCAGCCCGGGCTGGCACAGCACGGAGCCGACCGCGTCCGGGGACCCGTGCGGCTCGTACAGATCACGGAACCCGGGCTGTTCGAGGGCGGCGAGGTTGTCCCGGGTCCACCGGGCCACCTGGGCCGTGACCGGAACCCCGGACACGGCGAGGTCGATCGCGGGTTCGAGCAGCCGCTCGAAGGGGAGGGTGCCGTACTCGCGGTGCAGCCGGTACCACCCGTCGATGAGCGCGGGTGTGGACAGGGAGAGGGCGCCGGTCGCGGGCACGGTCGTCAGGCCGCGGCTCCGGTACGCCTCGGGCGAGGCCCCTCTCGGTGCCCGGCCCAGAGCGGTGAGACTGACCGGCTCGTCCTGTCCGGCCCGGTGCAGGACGGCGACCCCGTCCCCGCCGGGCCCGCAGGCCATGGGCAGTGCCACCGTCAGTACCGCTGACGCGGTGATCGCCGCGTCGAAGGCGGTGCCGCCCTCCCGGAGGACGTCCAGGGCCGCGAGTGTCGCCGGCGGGCTGCCGGTCGACACCATGCCGTTGCGGCCCCACCGCTGGCGGTCGCGGAGGATGTCCCTCACTGTGTTCCCACCGCCGCACACTCCGTTCCGTTGGCCCGCTCGTTGGTCCGTTCGCCGATACGGTTCATGCCGGGTCCCGCTTGACCGGGGCGAGGCCGATGAGCTCCCTGGCCTCGACCGGGTCGGCTGGCTCCCGCCCCAGCTCCGCGGCGATCCGGACGACGCGCTCGACCAGACGGGCGTTGGTCGCCGGAGTGCGCTCGGACCAGTCGTAGTAGGGGTTGTCCTCTAGGCCGACCCGCACGTGGCCGCCCAGGGCGAGGGCGGCGGTGTTGGCGGCCTGCTGAAAGCGCCCGATGCCCGCGAACGCCCAGGTGGCTCCGGCGGGCAGCGCGGCGAGCACGGCGGCGGCGTTGGCCGCGCTCAGGCTCGCCGTCCCCTTGGACCCGAACAGGACGTTGCAGTAGTAGGGCGGCTTGAGCACGCCCCGGTCCGCCAGATGGCGGGCGTAGTCGGCCATACCGGCGTCGAAGATCTCGAGTTCGGGGACGATCCCCCGCTCGTTCATGGCCGAGGCCAGCCCGACGATGGTTTCGGGGCTGTTCACGGAAGGGCCGGTGGGGAAATTCATCGACCCGAGTGTCAGGGAGGCCATCTCGGGTTTCACCTGGCCGTCCAGGTCCAGCACGGCGCTTCGCTTCTCCAGCTCCGACCAGTTCCGTCCGCTCGTGGTCACCACCAGAACGATGTCGGGGACCTCGGCGACGACCGCTTCGCAGATCTCCCGGAAGCGTTCCGGCCGCCAGGTGGCCTCCTCGTCGTCGTCCCGCGCGTGCAGGTGGGCCATGGAGGCCCCGGCGTCGTGGCAGCGGCGGACGTCGGCCGCGATCTCCTCCGGAGTGATGGGGACGTGCGGGACCCTGGCCTTGCGGGGCACCATGCCGGTGGGGCACAGGTTCACGATGAACTTGTCGGGTGGCGACACGAAAAAATTCCTCACATGACCTGCGGAAATGACCTGCGAAAAAGGGTTCGCCAAGCGGCGGAAAATAATGCCGCCGCGCCTGTGAACTGCGATTTTGGAAAAGTCGATATCCGGAGTTCGGCGCGATATGGCCTTTGGGAGGCTAGCGGACGTGGTTGCACCGGTCCAGGTCGTGTGACTCACATCACAGTCACTTGTTTGGCTTGGGCGGGGAAAGTAATGTTTCGGCTGCGGTCGCCCCGAATTCCTTTGTCTGCCCGCGTGTACTGGGGAATCTCGAAATCTGAGATCTGACTCGGGGTGCGCAATGTGAATGAATGTGCGCCCCGCGCATGCGGGTGGGGTGATGGCAAGTCCGATTTTCCAGCTGGAAGGGGTCTTCCTATGTGCGTTTCCACCGTTGTCAAGTGTGTGTCCACCGTCTGATTCGGTGAGAAGCCCGCTCCCCGCGCGGCGACGTGCCGGGGAGCGGCGCTCCGCCCGTTCGCGCTTCCCCGAGGACCCACCGCCGTGAGCCGCAGCACCCCCCAGATCACCGTCGACCTGCCCGTGGTCGAGCGCAACATCCGACGCTTCCACGACCTGGTCCACCGTGCCGGAAAAACGGTCCGTTCCCACGTCAAAGCGCATCGCAGCTGGGAAATCGCGGACTCTCAGCTGCGGGCTGGAGCTGTGGGGATCGTGTCCCAGAGCACCCCCGAGGCCATGCGTTACCTGCTGCGGGGGGTCGGGGACATCGTCCTCGCGCGCCCTCGGACCGAGGCCTGGCGGCTGCCGAGGATCGCGCGGTTCGCGGCGTACGCCGCGGCCGTCAGTGGTGGACGGGTACCCGTTTCCGTGCACGTGGCCGACCGGGCCACCGTTTCCCTCCTCGCCGCGGAGTGCGCGGCGCTGGGAACGGAGATCGGCGTCCGGGTCGATGTCGCTTTTACCGCTGACCGGGGCGTTCCCATTGACATGGCCCCTGGCCTGGCAGAACATATTCACCGCACGCCCGGTGTGCGGCTCGACGGCGTCTGCGGATACTGGGGGCCCTCGACAAAAGATGATCTTGATCGGATCGAGAAAACCAGTTTCGAAGTTTCCGGTTCTCTCGTCGAGATCGCCGAACATGTGCGATCATCTGGTATTCCCTGTCCGGTGGTGTCGGTGAGCGGAAGCGTGAACACCGCCGCCGCCCTCGCCACCGCGGGTGTCACCGAGATATGTTCGGGAGCTTATGCGCTTTATGATGCGGGAACAGCTGCCATCGGTCTGTGCGACCTCTCGGACGTGGCGCTCAGGGTACGTACCCGTGTGGTCGGGACCGGCGGCGGCCGGGTGCGTACCGACGCCGACGGACTCCTCACGGGCGCCTGCCATGACTGGGACCCCGACCTCACCGCGACACGCGTCGACGGAACGCCCCTCCGTGCCTCGGACGTACGGGTCGGGGAGCTGGTGGAGCTGCTGCCCGCGCACACCTGCCCCCTCATGCCCGGCGTGACCTCCGTGGTCGGGGTGGCGAAGGGCCGTGAGCAACGGGTGTGGTCACCGGTCATCGCCCCCGAACTGTGCGAAGAGGACTTCCCCGCACCCGTGGAACAGACCGAGGAGGACGCATGGCGCAGGACCTCGCCGTAGAGGCCAAAGGTCTCAGGCGTGTCTACGAACGCCGGGGCGGATCACCCGCGGTCGCGCTGGACGGGGTGGACCTCCAGGTGCGCCGGGGAGAGGTGCGCGGGCTGCTCGGACCCAACGGGGCGGGCAAGACCACCCTGTGCAAGATCCTCTCCACCGTCCTGCTGCCCTCAGGGGGAACGGCGTCGATCAACGGCCACGACGTGGTGCGGGAGACCGCCGAGGTACGGCGCACCATCGGCATCGCCTTCGGCGGTGAACGCGGTCTCTACACGAGGCTGACCGCACGCCAGAACCTCATGTACTGGTCGGCGCTGTACCGGCAGCGCACCCGGCAGGCCCGGGCCAGGGTGGAGTACCTCCTGGACCGGATCGGCTTGGCGGAGAAGGCCGACGAACGGGTGGAGACCTTCTCACGGGGGATGAAGCAGCGCCTCCACCTCGCCCGCGCCCTGATCGGGAACCCCGAGGTCCTGCTCCTGGACGAGCCGACCATCGGCATGGACCCGGTGGCCGCCAGGGACTTTCGCGCCCTGGTCGCCGAACTCCAGGGCGAGGGGCGGACGGTACTGGTCACCACACACGACATGGCGGAGGCGGAGGCGGTGTGCGACCGGGTCACCCTCATCGACGGCGGCCGGCTGCTGGGCACCGAGGAACCCCGGACCATCGGCGGGTGGCTCTCCGCGCACGAGCGGGTGACCGCCACAGCCGTCCCGTCGCGCGTGGTGGCGGAACTGCGTGCCCTCCCCGGGGTGGCACAGGTGCTCTCGGAGGGGGACCGGACCATCGTGGAGACCAGCGCCGAAGGCACCGGGGGACAGGTGCTCCGGCACCTGATCGACGCCGGTGTCACCGAGGTGTCCACCGGACGCCCCACCCTGGAGGACGTCTACCTCCACGTCATCGGTGACCGGGGGCTGAAACTCCGGTGATGGTCGTCCTCGCCGCTTCCGTCCGGCAACAGCTCCTGATGTTCCGCCGGAACCCGGAACAGCTGATGGCCCTGGTGAACGCGCCGCTGCTCACGCTGGCCTTCCTCGCCATCATGCGCCATGCCGAACGCCCGGACCTGGAGGCGTACGCGATCCTCGGACCGGCGGTGATCACCGTCTGGTCCATGGCGCTGCTGGTCTCGGGAGAGCTGATCGACGGGGAGCGCGCCAACGGCACCCTCGACGCCATGATCGCCGCCCCGGCGCCCATCGGGCTGACCGTTCTGGGCCGGGGCGCGACGGTCACCGCGGTGAGCATGCTGTCACTGCTGGAGTCCGTCCTGGTCGCCCGGGTCGCGTTCGGGGTGGGCATCGGGATCGAACACCCGCTGTTGTTCGCCGTGACCCTGCTGGCCATGGCCCTGGCGATGGCCGGAACCGCGGTCGTGATGGCGGCGGTGTTCGTCCTGCACCGCTCCGCCCGCATCTTCCAGAACTCCCTGTCCTATCCCTTCTACCTTTTGGGCGGAGCGGTCATCCCGCCCGAGTTCCTGCCGCACTGGCTGCAACCGGTGACCAAGGTGATCTTCCTGTCCTGGGCGACCGACCTGCTCCGTGACTGCCTCCGACCCGAAGCGGTGGAGAACGTCGCTCTGAGACTGGGGATGGTGCTCCTGCTCGGCGCCGTGGGGTTCGCGGCCGGGATCCTGTTGCTGAACAGCGTGCTGCGCCGGGTGCGCCGCACGGGTGAGGTGAGCCTCGCATGAACGCTATCCGGGACTCCGCGCGCATCCTGCGCTGGTCGGCGACCAGCGCCCTGGCCGATCTGCGGGCGTTCTACACGTGGAAGACCTGGCTCTTCGGCTGGCTGATCCGCATCCTGTGCCAGGTGGCGTTCTTCGCGCTGATCGGGGCCATGCTGGACTCCCCGGACCGCACCGCCTACCTGCTGGTCGGGAACGCGGTGTTCGTGGGGGTCACCGCCACGATGTTCGTGTGCGCCTCCAGCAGCTGGGAGCGGATGGCGGGCACCCTCCCCCTCCTGATCGCCTCCCCCGCGCCGCCCTTCCTCGTCTTCGCCGGACGCAGCGTGCAGTGGCTGGCGGACGGTCTGGCCTGCGCGGTGATCTCGTTGTTCCTGCTCGCCCCGGTCTTCGGCGTTCACCTGCCGATGCCGGCCGCGCTGCTGGTGGTCCCGCTGATCGCCCTGACCTATGTCTCGGTCTACTCCTTCGGCCTGGTGCTGGCGGGCCTGGCGTTGCGCGTGATGCACGTGCGTAACCTGATCGGCAACGTCGGCGGGTTGATCCTGATGGTGGTCTGCGGGGTCCAGGTGCCGGTGTCCTTCTGGCCCCCCGCGGTCGAGTTCGTCGCGCAGGGCCTGCCCCTGACACACGGGTTGAGCGCCGTCCGCGAGCTCCTGTCGGGGGCCTCCGGCGCGGTGGTCGCCCGCCTCGCCCTCCTGGAAGCCGCGGTCGGGGCCGTGTGGTTCTGTGTCGCCGCCCTGACCTTCCGCCACCTGGCCGAGTCGGGCCGACGCGATGGCAGCATCGAGTTCGGCGACTAGGGCGTGGCCCGGGACGCCCTACTGAAGGAGGTGCGCTAACGGGTGAACTCCTCGGCGTGTTCGGCGGCCCACCGGGCGAAGGTACGGGCCGGGCGGCCGGTGACGCGTTCGACGGTGTCCTGGACCTGACCGCCGACCTCCGGGGGGTTGGCGGCCAGCTCCATGGCGAAGGCCACGTATTCCTCATCGTGGCCCTGAGCGCGCAGGCGTTGGGCTGTCTCCCCCAGGGTGAGCCGGACCAGGGCGACCTCCTGACCGGTCGCCGCGGAAAGCTGTTCGGCCTGCTCGGCCGGGGTGAGCGCCTCCGGTCCACTGATCAGGTACGACTGTCCGCCGTAGCCGTCCTCGGTGAGGGCGGTGACCGCCACCGCGGCGATGTCGGCCTCGTGCACCAGGGCGCTCGGGCGGTCGTCGGAGACCCGGAAGACCCCCTCGGTGCGGATCTCCTCGGCGTGGTCGCGGACGTTCGCCATGAACTCGACCGGGTTGAGGAAGGTCCACGCGAGGGAGCTCGCGCGCAGGGCTTCCTGGACGCCGCCCTCGTAGAAGTCGGACAACACCGTCACCCGGCGCACGCCCGCGGCCTCGGCCAGTTCGACCAGGCGGGGGCCGGTCTCCAACGGGCCGTAGCCGTCCCCGCCGAAGGTGATCAGGTGTAGGCCGACCGCGCCCTCCAGGTGCGGAACGAGCGACTCGGGGTCGGTGAGGTCGCCGCGGACCGCCTCCGCTCCGGCGGGCACGGAGCCCTGGGCGGTGGCGCGTTCGGGATCACGGGTGAGGGCGCGTACGCGGTGTCCGGCGTCGACCAGCTGGCGGACGATCTCGCTGCCGACGGTGCCGGTGGCCCCGGAGACGAGGAAGCTCATGGCGTAACCTTTTCCGTAGTTCGTACAGTACAACGTACGGTAAGGCTCGGGCATTCGGCGGAGCGCTCAGGTGCGCTTGGCCGGACAGCCCACCAGATGGTCGTCGAACACGCCGGTGGCCTGGAGGTAGGAGTTGATGATCGTGCTGCCCACGAAGTTGAACCCGCGCTTCTTCAGGTCCTTGCTCAACCGGTCCGAGAGGTCGGTGGTCACCGGGACCTCCTCCGAGACGGTCCAGTGGCTGACCACGGGTGTGCCCTCGACCCGCCCCCACAGGTAGGAGTCGAAGCTGCCGAACTCCTCGCGCACCCGCTGGAAGGCCCGGGCGTTGCGCACGACGGAGGCGACCTTGAGACGGTTGCGGACGATGCCGGGATCGGCGAGGAGCCTGTCTGTTTCGGCCTGCCCGTAGGAGGCGATCCGCTCGAAGTCGAAACCGTCCATCGCACGCCGGTAGTTCTCACGTTTGTTCAGCACGGTGGACCAGGACAGACCGGCCTGGGCACCCTCCAACACGAGCATCTCGAACAGGTACCTGTCGTCGTGTGAGGGGCGCCCCCACTCGGTGTCGTGGTACTCCGTCATCAGCTCGGACGTGTTCCGGGCCCAGTCGCAGCGACGGTCGTCGGTGTCGGTCACGGGGTACTCCTCGGCGCGGTGGTTCGGGCGGGCCCCCATCGTCCCGGAGCCCGGTGACAGTCGGCCGCAAGGCCGGTGGGACGCGGCGGGGCAAGGAACACGGCGGGCACGGGAGAAGGGAAACCTGTTGTGGCGGCAGGGGCCCCGGGGATAAGGATGGAAACGTGACAGACACCGATACACCTCCCGGACCACGACGCACCGACGTTTCCGGCCTCGAATCCACCGCCGCTCCCGACCGCGCCGGCGGTCCCCGGGTCCGATTGGTGGAGATGACCGAACCCGTGCTCGCCGTGCTGGCCGAAGGGGACACGGAGACGGCCGGTGCGCTGATCGGTACTGAGCTGGGCGCGCACTTCGCCACCGAGGAGATGCGCTGGCTGAGCCGCTACCGGCTCGGGCAGCTCCGCGCGGTGCCCAGTCGGGCGGGCTGGCTGGCCAACGTGGTCGTGGACGCCGACGACGGCCGGGCGGTGGGCCACGCCGGTTTCCACGGTCCGCCGGACGAGCGCCGGATGGTGGAGATCGGTTACTCGGTGGTCCCGGAACTGCGCCGCCGCGGCTACGCCCGGGCGATCCTGGCCGAGCTGCTTCGCAGGGCCGACGCCTCCCCGGAGGTCGCGACGGTCCGGGCCTCCATCCGACCGGACAACACCGCCTCGCTCGCCACCATCGCCGGGTCCGGCTTCGAGCGGGTGGGCGAGCAGTGGGACGAGATCGACGGCCTGGAACACATCCACGAGCGCCCCTCGCCGAGGCCGGACGCCGACCGGGGAGAAGCCGTCGGCTAGCCTGCCGGACGACGTCGAGACAGAAGAATGTGTATGAGTACCCCCAGCCTCAGTAGTTCCAGCGGCACCGGAACCGAATTCGGGTTCGGGCCGTCGGATCAGTCGGTGCCGTGCCAGGAGCTCCACAGGGCGGCGTAGGCCCCGCCCGCGGAGATGAGCTCCTCGTGCGGGCCCAGCTCGGTGATCCGACCGTCCTCGACCACGGCCACCCGGTCGGCGTCGTGCGCGGTGTGCAGGCGGTGCGCGATCGCGATCACCGTCCGGCCCTCCAGAACGGCCGCCAGCGAACGCTCCGTGTGCCGGGCCGTCCGCGGGTCCAGCAACGAGGTGGCCTCGTCCAGCACCACCGTATGCGGGTCCAGCAGCACCACGCGGGCCAGCGCCACCTGCTGGGCCCGGGCCGGGTCCAGGGCCTGGCCGCCCGAACCCACCCGGGTGTCCAGGCCCTCGGGCAGTTCCCGCGCCCAGTCGGCGTCCACCGCGTCCAGGGCGCGCAGCAGGGTTTCGTCGGAGCCGTCATCGCCCGGGGCGGCGATGGCCAGGTTCTCCCGCAGGGTCCCGGTGAACACGTGGTGTTCCTGGTTGACCAGCACGATTCGCTCGCGCAGTACCTCCGGGGAGAGTTCGGCGACCGGGACTCCGCCCAGCAGCACCCGTCCCGAACCGGGGACGTCCGCCCCGGACAGCAGGCGGCCGATGGTGGTCTTGCCCGCGCCGGAGGGGCCCACCACCGCGAGCCGCTCCCCGGGGCGCACCTCCAGGTCGACCCCGCGCAGCACGTCGTGTCCCGGAACATAGGCGTAGCGGACCCCGGACAGCTCGATCCTGTCGTCCGCCGGGACCCGGCCCGGTTCGGCGGACTCCTCCGGTAGCTGCTGCACGCCCCGCAGCCGCGCGAACGAGGCCCCGGCCCGCTGGAGCTCCTCCAGCCGCTGGGTGATGCCGATCATGGGGTCGATCAGCTGCTGTACGTACAGCAGACAGGTCACCAGCACACCGAGGCTGATCCCGCCGTCCATGTACAGCATCCCGCCGACCAGCAGCGTGACGGAGACCGGCAGCACGAAGACCGACTCGGCGACCGGGAACAGCACGGTCCGCAGCCGAAGGGAGCCCCGGCGGGCCCGGTACAGCACGCCGACGTCCCGGTCGGTCACCCCGCGGCGGTCCTCCTGGATGCCCAGGCCCTCCACGGTGCGGCCGCCCTCGGCGGTGGCGGTGCCGCTCTCCAACGCGGTGGACAGCGCGGCACCCTCCGCGAGGTAGGTCTGGCGGGAACGCTTCAGGTACCAGTGCGCGGCGGGCCACATCAGGGGGAGCCCCAGCAGCGCGCACAGGCCCAGCAGCGGGTGGAACCAGGTGATCGCGACCACCAGGACCAGGGCCTGGAGCAGGGCCATGCTGATCTCCGGCAGTGCCCCGCGCAGGCTGGTGCCCACGGTCCCCACGTCGGCGGAGGCGCGTGTGGTGAGGTCGCCGGTGCCCGAGCGCTCGACCACCCGGGTGGGCAGGGACAGCACCCGGCCGACGAAGTCCTCGCGCAGCCGCCGCAGCAGGTGCTCGCCGAACCGGTAGACGGCGCGGCGCGCGTAACGGGTCATCAGGAGCTGGACGCAGGCCGCGGCGACCACACCGGCGGCCAGCAGGTCCACCGTGCCCAGGGTGGCGGT
This DNA window, taken from Nocardiopsis exhalans, encodes the following:
- a CDS encoding gamma-glutamyltransferase family protein — encoded protein: MRDILRDRQRWGRNGMVSTGSPPATLAALDVLREGGTAFDAAITASAVLTVALPMACGPGGDGVAVLHRAGQDEPVSLTALGRAPRGASPEAYRSRGLTTVPATGALSLSTPALIDGWYRLHREYGTLPFERLLEPAIDLAVSGVPVTAQVARWTRDNLAALEQPGFRDLYEPHGSPDAVGSVLCQPGLAALYSMVASAHRTPETLRAELADAITPVSDELGGLIARADLLVDHARVEPAATVRLGQYSVATTPAPTQGPLLLQNLALYRSLSRGQSSDRPDMIHLLAEIIDQTYGWRLREFGDPEFVDFTDPLDPALLASLASGVDPDKRSPSSCLGHYTEGDTSHFAVLDREGNGVSWVQSLGLGFGSGIGVPELGLFLGNRLGRSATIDPVHPNVCAPGKRPVNTIFPWSSSGPEGLRWLGGTPGGDGQTQWNAQVLLGLIEDSVSPLQALSRPRWTYYPGCDKVEAAMEPQLRVDDTMDAGTVAGLGSRGHEVVAKASVGGVVRVLERGRNCAWGLDEGRHEGLTVGW
- a CDS encoding GNAT family N-acetyltransferase codes for the protein MTDTDTPPGPRRTDVSGLESTAAPDRAGGPRVRLVEMTEPVLAVLAEGDTETAGALIGTELGAHFATEEMRWLSRYRLGQLRAVPSRAGWLANVVVDADDGRAVGHAGFHGPPDERRMVEIGYSVVPELRRRGYARAILAELLRRADASPEVATVRASIRPDNTASLATIAGSGFERVGEQWDEIDGLEHIHERPSPRPDADRGEAVG
- a CDS encoding DNA-3-methyladenine glycosylase I, which encodes MTDTDDRRCDWARNTSELMTEYHDTEWGRPSHDDRYLFEMLVLEGAQAGLSWSTVLNKRENYRRAMDGFDFERIASYGQAETDRLLADPGIVRNRLKVASVVRNARAFQRVREEFGSFDSYLWGRVEGTPVVSHWTVSEEVPVTTDLSDRLSKDLKKRGFNFVGSTIINSYLQATGVFDDHLVGCPAKRT
- a CDS encoding 3-keto-5-aminohexanoate cleavage protein — protein: MSPPDKFIVNLCPTGMVPRKARVPHVPITPEEIAADVRRCHDAGASMAHLHARDDDEEATWRPERFREICEAVVAEVPDIVLVVTTSGRNWSELEKRSAVLDLDGQVKPEMASLTLGSMNFPTGPSVNSPETIVGLASAMNERGIVPELEIFDAGMADYARHLADRGVLKPPYYCNVLFGSKGTASLSAANAAAVLAALPAGATWAFAGIGRFQQAANTAALALGGHVRVGLEDNPYYDWSERTPATNARLVERVVRIAAELGREPADPVEARELIGLAPVKRDPA
- a CDS encoding ABC transporter ATP-binding protein, which translates into the protein MAQDLAVEAKGLRRVYERRGGSPAVALDGVDLQVRRGEVRGLLGPNGAGKTTLCKILSTVLLPSGGTASINGHDVVRETAEVRRTIGIAFGGERGLYTRLTARQNLMYWSALYRQRTRQARARVEYLLDRIGLAEKADERVETFSRGMKQRLHLARALIGNPEVLLLDEPTIGMDPVAARDFRALVAELQGEGRTVLVTTHDMAEAEAVCDRVTLIDGGRLLGTEEPRTIGGWLSAHERVTATAVPSRVVAELRALPGVAQVLSEGDRTIVETSAEGTGGQVLRHLIDAGVTEVSTGRPTLEDVYLHVIGDRGLKLR
- a CDS encoding alanine racemase — its product is MSRSTPQITVDLPVVERNIRRFHDLVHRAGKTVRSHVKAHRSWEIADSQLRAGAVGIVSQSTPEAMRYLLRGVGDIVLARPRTEAWRLPRIARFAAYAAAVSGGRVPVSVHVADRATVSLLAAECAALGTEIGVRVDVAFTADRGVPIDMAPGLAEHIHRTPGVRLDGVCGYWGPSTKDDLDRIEKTSFEVSGSLVEIAEHVRSSGIPCPVVSVSGSVNTAAALATAGVTEICSGAYALYDAGTAAIGLCDLSDVALRVRTRVVGTGGGRVRTDADGLLTGACHDWDPDLTATRVDGTPLRASDVRVGELVELLPAHTCPLMPGVTSVVGVAKGREQRVWSPVIAPELCEEDFPAPVEQTEEDAWRRTSP
- a CDS encoding ABC transporter ATP-binding protein, producing the protein MSERLPVADRAQVRRDTVQLLGTERRRVTRVVLLTCLATGAGLVGPYLLGRIINMVEDGTATLGTVDLLAAGVVAAACVQLLMTRYARRAVYRFGEHLLRRLREDFVGRVLSLPTRVVERSGTGDLTTRASADVGTVGTSLRGALPEISMALLQALVLVVAITWFHPLLGLCALLGLPLMWPAAHWYLKRSRQTYLAEGAALSTALESGTATAEGGRTVEGLGIQEDRRGVTDRDVGVLYRARRGSLRLRTVLFPVAESVFVLPVSVTLLVGGMLYMDGGISLGVLVTCLLYVQQLIDPMIGITQRLEELQRAGASFARLRGVQQLPEESAEPGRVPADDRIELSGVRYAYVPGHDVLRGVDLEVRPGERLAVVGPSGAGKTTIGRLLSGADVPGSGRVLLGGVPVAELSPEVLRERIVLVNQEHHVFTGTLRENLAIAAPGDDGSDETLLRALDAVDADWARELPEGLDTRVGSGGQALDPARAQQVALARVVLLDPHTVVLDEATSLLDPRTARHTERSLAAVLEGRTVIAIAHRLHTAHDADRVAVVEDGRITELGPHEELISAGGAYAALWSSWHGTD
- a CDS encoding NAD(P)H-binding protein; protein product: MSFLVSGATGTVGSEIVRQLVDAGHRVRALTRDPERATAQGSVPAGAEAVRGDLTDPESLVPHLEGAVGLHLITFGGDGYGPLETGPRLVELAEAAGVRRVTVLSDFYEGGVQEALRASSLAWTFLNPVEFMANVRDHAEEIRTEGVFRVSDDRPSALVHEADIAAVAVTALTEDGYGGQSYLISGPEALTPAEQAEQLSAATGQEVALVRLTLGETAQRLRAQGHDEEYVAFAMELAANPPEVGGQVQDTVERVTGRPARTFARWAAEHAEEFTR
- a CDS encoding ABC transporter permease, giving the protein MVVLAASVRQQLLMFRRNPEQLMALVNAPLLTLAFLAIMRHAERPDLEAYAILGPAVITVWSMALLVSGELIDGERANGTLDAMIAAPAPIGLTVLGRGATVTAVSMLSLLESVLVARVAFGVGIGIEHPLLFAVTLLAMALAMAGTAVVMAAVFVLHRSARIFQNSLSYPFYLLGGAVIPPEFLPHWLQPVTKVIFLSWATDLLRDCLRPEAVENVALRLGMVLLLGAVGFAAGILLLNSVLRRVRRTGEVSLA
- a CDS encoding ABC transporter permease, with the translated sequence MNAIRDSARILRWSATSALADLRAFYTWKTWLFGWLIRILCQVAFFALIGAMLDSPDRTAYLLVGNAVFVGVTATMFVCASSSWERMAGTLPLLIASPAPPFLVFAGRSVQWLADGLACAVISLFLLAPVFGVHLPMPAALLVVPLIALTYVSVYSFGLVLAGLALRVMHVRNLIGNVGGLILMVVCGVQVPVSFWPPAVEFVAQGLPLTHGLSAVRELLSGASGAVVARLALLEAAVGAVWFCVAALTFRHLAESGRRDGSIEFGD